The DNA sequence GAGCGACCCGGCCTGGGCGGCGAGGTTTCGCGAACGCGGTCTTCCGGTCATCGGCGACGACGTCAAGGCCCAGCTCGGTGCGACGATCACGCACCGGGTCCTCGCCAGCCTCTTCCGGCAGCGGGGGGTGAGACTGGACCGGACCTACCAGTTGAACACCGGCGGCAACACGGATTTTCTGAATATGCTCAACCGCGACCGCCTCGCCTCAAAGAGGACATCGAAGACAGAAGCGGTGCAATCGGTCCTCGAAGAACCCCTCGACGACGACGACATTCACATCGGCCCGAGCGATTACGTCTGCTGGCAGAAGGACAACAAGGTCTGTTTCCTCAGGATGGAAGGAAGGCTCTTCGGGGACGTCCCCATGCACATCGACCTCCGCCTCTCCGTCGAGGACTCGCCCAACTCCGCCGGGATCGTCATCGACGCCGTCCGATGCTGCCGGGTCGCCCTTGATAGGGGCATCGGCGGTGCGCTCATATCCCCGTCCGCCTATTTTATGAAGCACCCCCCGGTGCAGATCAGGGACGACGACGCTTATCGCATGACCGAGGAGTTCATCCGGGGCTTACGGCGCGACTGAAGGCCGGCAGGTCACTCGATGAGGACGAGCCCTATCGAGGTGATGTTGCCGTGCTCGATCTTCCCGTACTCGAGGTCCCTGCAGGGGATGACGTGCAGGTCCCACCCGGCCTTCCGGGCGGTGGAAAAGACGTCGATCCCGGCGCCCTCCATCGTCGGGCGGACGAGGTCCATGTGCCGACACAGCCTGCGGATGCTCTCGTCGACGACTCCCTCGTGCTCCTCGGCGACGCAGTGCAGGTGCTCGCAGTAGATGCAGGGGTATCCCCCGAACCCGAAGGCCTTGGGGAAATCATCGTAAAACGCCGTCTTTTCGAGGAGGTGCACCGTCGAGTTCACCCAGAGGATGAGGTCGCGGAAGAACGGATGGAAGTCGAGCGGTATCTCCCCGGGTTTGAGGTCGGGGTGTCCGGGGATGCCCTCGAACCGGAGGAGGATAGCGGTGCTGTACTCGGCGAGCAGCCGCCGGGTGTCTGCGGGGGCGGGGGCATACGGCGGGCAGGACATGTGTTTCCCGTAGCCCTTGCACCCGAACCGGCACTTGAACCGCACCCATTCCGCAACGACGACGTCGTGGGCCGCTATCCGCCGTGCCTCCGCACCGCGCTCCCGGGCGAGGGAGGAGAGCCTCCCAACCTCTTCCTCAAGTTCGCTTCTCACTGCGCTTCGCCTCAATGAGGGGTATCTGCCGTATCCGGGTATTTATAGGTAGCGCGAGGGAGATGGGGTTCCGGCGGGGGTGGTGAGTGAGGATTGGCAGAAACCATTGCAGGCGATAGAACTAACGGGGCATATGAGCATGCTCAATGCAATTCGCGAAACGGGAAGTGCGAGGAAAAGCCCGATGCAGTGGACCGTGGGGAAATCGCCATAGGGGGTGGGGCTGACGGGGAGGGGGAGCATCCCCCTCCCCTGTCTCCACGTTATAATGGATCTCTGTAACCCCC is a window from the Methanoculleus oceani genome containing:
- a CDS encoding inositol-3-phosphate synthase, with the protein product MDSIRIAIVGVGNCASSLLQGIEYYRGRSEEDATGLMHWDLGGYRPSDIEVAAAFDIDARKVGKDVSEAIFSPPNCTTTFCPEMPGTGVTVRMGRVLDGFPEHMRGYKEECRFVLADEEEASREDVVRALEDSGAEMLLNYLPVGSEEAARFYAGCALEAGVGLINNIPVFIASDPAWAARFRERGLPVIGDDVKAQLGATITHRVLASLFRQRGVRLDRTYQLNTGGNTDFLNMLNRDRLASKRTSKTEAVQSVLEEPLDDDDIHIGPSDYVCWQKDNKVCFLRMEGRLFGDVPMHIDLRLSVEDSPNSAGIVIDAVRCCRVALDRGIGGALISPSAYFMKHPPVQIRDDDAYRMTEEFIRGLRRD
- a CDS encoding DUF2284 domain-containing protein, whose amino-acid sequence is MRRSAVRSELEEEVGRLSSLARERGAEARRIAAHDVVVAEWVRFKCRFGCKGYGKHMSCPPYAPAPADTRRLLAEYSTAILLRFEGIPGHPDLKPGEIPLDFHPFFRDLILWVNSTVHLLEKTAFYDDFPKAFGFGGYPCIYCEHLHCVAEEHEGVVDESIRRLCRHMDLVRPTMEGAGIDVFSTARKAGWDLHVIPCRDLEYGKIEHGNITSIGLVLIE